A single genomic interval of Musa acuminata AAA Group cultivar baxijiao chromosome BXJ3-4, Cavendish_Baxijiao_AAA, whole genome shotgun sequence harbors:
- the LOC135635320 gene encoding uncharacterized protein LOC135635320 produces the protein MEATATAEVAAEILEPLELRFSDLLLLSSAAPSHPPPSPAELARLESISAAAMQALGSSGPGLLAITEVPKASDLRRLILPLARKLALLGRKDRARVLKEHGLGSDVPLKNLDRNVSSFALQLKYAHNLNSESASIRSLCTEENHYYAEGNSVEDSFEKFDDKEFKILGSTFKELSLCMMELGLRLAQICDKAIDCRELKQSIMDGSAKGRLIHYHSTIDNIILKETNRTKKGSKKKVEPATLDPSPSDECTISRDFHEKTSVTHWYSGSRSVKDRTSQITLSNLWQQWHYDYGIFTVLTSPSFMFSCLAEDCSHISCCRECSSPDEHTYLQLFDIKKNKIFVVRSPADSFIIQVGEAANILTSGKLQSTLHSVGRTVDMENLSRQTFVVFLQPAWSKILSYSGYPEETSNHDKLVLRTEMTTSSKKEDAFLRYSTSDSKDSHQLMQEILRKIPPLSIRFRDGMTFAEFSHETTKQYYSSSGTQSMR, from the exons ATGGAAGCCACCGCAACGGCAGAGGTGGCGGCGGAGATTCTAGAACCCTTGGAGCTCCGCTTCTCCGACCTTCTCCTCCTGTCCTCCGCCGCTCCCTCTCATCCTCCACCCTCTCCCGCGGAGCTGGCGCGGCTGGAGTCCATCTCCGCCGCCGCGATGCAAGCCCTAGGCTCTTCGGGGCCTGGCCTCCTCGCGATCACTGAAGTGCCCAAAGCTTCCGACCTTCGCCGGCTCATTCTTCCTCTCGCCCGCAAGCTCGCGCTCCTTGGCCGCAAGGATCGCGCCCGTGTCCTCAAG GAGCATGGTTTGGGCAGTGATGTTCCCCTAAAGAATCTTGACAGGAATGTGTCGTCTTTCGCTTtgcaattaaaatatgcacataaTTTAAATTCTGAATCAGCATCAATTAGATCTCTATGCACAGAAGAAAACCATTATTATGCAGAAGGAAATTCTGTTGAGGATAGTTTTGAGAAGTTTGATGATAAGGAGTTTAAGATCCTTGGGTCTACTTTCAAGGAACTGAGTCTTTGCATGATGGAACTTGGTCTTCGACTAGCTCAAATTTGTGATAAAGCCATTGATTGCAGAGAGTTAAAGCAAAGCATCATGGATGGCAGCGCAAAAGGACGCCTCATTCATTATCATTCAACAATAGACAACATTATCCTTAAAGAGACCAACAGAACAAAAAAAGGATCTAAGAAGAAAGTTGAACCTGCTACACTTGATCCTTCACCTTCCGATGAATGTACAATATCAAGGGACTTTCATGAGAAAACTTCGGTTACACATTGGTATTCAGGAAGCAGATCTGTAAAAGATAGAACAAGTCAGATTACTTTGTCCAATCTGTGGCAGCAATGGCACTATGATTATGGCATTTTTACTGTTCTAACATCACCTTCGTTTATGTTCTCTTGTCTGGCAGAAGACTGCTCTCATATTTCATGCTGTCGAGAGTGCTCCTCACCCGATGAACATACTTATCTTCAATTGTTTGATATAAAGAAGAACAAAATATTTGTTGTGAGGTCCCCTGCTGATAGTTTCATCATTCAGGTAGGGGAAGCAGCTAACATATTGACTAGTGGTAAGCTTCAATCTACACTTCATTCAGTCGGTAGAACTGTGGACATGGAGAACTTGAGCAGGCAGACTTTTGTGGTCTTCCTGCAGCCAGCTTGGAGCAAAATTCTCTCTTATTCTGGGTATCCTGAGGAAACAAGTAATCATGATAAGTTGGTCTTAAGAACCGAAATGACCACATCTTCTAAAAAAGAAGATGCTTTCTTGAGATATAGCACAAGTGACTCTAAGGATTCACATCAGTTAATGCAAGAAATACTCAGAAAGATACCACCTCTTTCTATCCGATTTAGAGATGGAATGACATTTGCAGAGTTCTCTCATGAGACTACCAAGCAGTATTATAGCAGCAGCGGCACACAGTCTATGAGATAA
- the LOC103980883 gene encoding uncharacterized protein LOC103980883, with the protein MEWAQLVLVLVALQSITTLLPHGAAAEDPLAPFLAPAFDYICNKSDCGKGTCEVSPEHTFGYVCNCKPGWTQFHIGDHFRFLPCVVPNCSISYSCHNDSMPPAPSPLPNPLNFSLWDPCLYSFCGGGTCVKTSTSEHRCDCKAGFKNLLNDSSLPCYRDCSLGADCANLGITLSNSTSPASPPSLSDNGSSSGGDMLAPNTLLWMVVPVIPVAMAYTRFVELGVL; encoded by the exons ATGGAGTGGGCTCAACTTGTGCTGGTTTTGGTGGCTCTCCAATCAATCACCACCTTGCTGCCACACGGAGCAGCTGCGGAAGATCCGCTCGCCCCTTTCCTCGCACCTGCTTTCG ATTATATATGCAATAAGAGTGACTGTGGGAAGGGGACCTGCGAAGTATCACCAGAACACACCTTTGGATATGTATGCAACTGCAAACCAGGGTGGACTCAGTTCCACATCGGAGACCACTTCAGGTTCCTCCCTTGTGTCGTCCCCAACT GTAGCATCAGCTACTCATGCCACAATGATTCAATGCCTCCTGCGCCGTCACCCTTGCCAAATCCACTCAATTTCTCTTTGTGGGATC CTTGCTTGTATTCCTTCTGTGGAGGTGGCACTTGTGTGAAAACATCGACTTCCGAACATCGTTGTGACTGCAAAGCGGGTTTCAAGAATCTTCTGAACGATAGCAGTTTGCCTTGCTACAGAGATT GCTCGCTTGGAGCTGATTGTGCAAACCTCGGGATCACACTGTCGAATTCCACTTCTCCGGCTTCACCGCCAAGTCTGTCCGACAATGGCAGTTCATCAGGCGGAG ATATGTTAGCTCCCAAtacattgctttggatggttgtgccgGTGATTCCTGTCGCCATGGCTTACACAAGATTCGTAGAACTCGGAGTATTGTGA
- the LOC103980882 gene encoding E3 ubiquitin-protein ligase RING1-like, producing the protein MLPGVELARKRRIHHRHEVGTPPNLPSSARLLFSDRLPAAAMDEPTLAARLRLEEKLRGLMGSRRPSPSSSPPSIRSNIEEISTLPAAAGNITTRVIATELPKRRSNSVALQRTGSRADLCAVCLDEVQAKQRVTRLPCSHKYHTECVLPWLAAHSHCPCCRSQVPSSDQIS; encoded by the exons ATGTTGCCTGGGGTGGAGTTGGCACGGAAGCGAAGAATCCACCACCGCCACGAGGTGGGGACACCGCCGAACCTGCCGTCGTCCGCGCGCCTTCTGTTTTCCGACCGTCTGCCTGCTGCGGCCATGGACGAGCCGACCCTCGCCGCCCGCCTCCGTCTGGAGGAGAAGCTTCGGGGCCTTATGGGCTCCCGACGGCCGTCTCCCTCCTCCTCTCCGCCATCCATCAG GTCAAATATAGAAGAGATCTCGACGCTTCCCGCGGCGGCTGGCAATATCACAACGAGGGTAATCGCTACTGAACTCCCTAAGCGACGGAGTAACAGTGTTGCGCTTCAGAGGACGGGCTCCAGGGCCGATCTGTGCGCGGTGTGCCTCGACGAGGTCCAGGCGAAGCAGAGGGTCACACGGCTTCCTTGCTCCCACAAGTACCACACCGAATGCGTGCTGCCATGGCTGGCTGCTCATTCGCACTGCCCATGTTGTAGAAGCCAAGTTCCTTCGTCGGATCAGATCTCATAG
- the LOC135635040 gene encoding stem-specific protein TSJT1-like produces MLAVFDRTVAKIPEGLRAPAAELGEGGGRLMGHFSATRDGAVVVNLGSGGAMAYTPEKHNPFFPRFLAVVDNVFCLFQGHVENIASLKQLYGLGKTTNEAIIVIEAYKTLRDRGPFPASQVVRDLRGHFAFVLFDISSNSTFIAADADGRVPFFWGADSEGHLVLSDDVDIVKKGCGRSFAPFPRGCFFTTSGGLQSFQHPLNELKAIPRVDSQGQVCGAIYEVDDQTKRETKMPRVGSTANWSSHY; encoded by the exons ATGTTGGCTGTGTTCGATCGGACGGTTGCGAAGATCCCGGAGGGCCTGAGGGCCCCCGCGGCGGAGCTCGGCGAGGGCGGTGGCCGCTTGATGGGCCACTTCTCGGCGACGCGGGATGGCGCAGTGGTAGTTAACCTCGGCTCTGGCGGGGCCATGGCCTACACACCCGAGAAGCACAACCCTTTCTTTCCAAG ATTTCTTGCTGTTGTGGATAATGTATTTTGCTTGTTCCAAGGGCATGTTGAGAATATTGCTTCTCTGAAGCAACTATATGGATTGGGCAAGACCACCAATGAAGCGATCATTGTAATTGAAGCCTATAAAACATTAAGAGACAGGGGACCATTCCCTGCAAGCCAAGTTGTCAGAGATCTCCGAGGACATTTTGCATTTGTTCTGTTCGATATCTCATCAAATTCCACCTTCATTGCGGCT GATGCTGATGGGAGAGTGCCTTTCTTCTGGGGAGCTGATTCAGAAGGTCATCTTGTACTTTCTGATGATGTCGATATTGTCAAAAAGGGGTGTGGCAGATCATTTGCACCATTTCCTAGAG GTTGCTTCTTCACTACCTCTGGGGGCTTGCAGAGTTTTCAGCATCCTCTGAATGAGCTTAAAGCAATACCAAGGGTTGACAGCCAAGGTCAGGTTTGCGGTGCCATCTATGAGGTTGATGACCAGACCAAAAGAGAAACCAAGATGCCTCGAGTTGGCAGCACTGCAAATTGGTCCTCCCATTATTAA